A region of Pyxidicoccus parkwaysis DNA encodes the following proteins:
- a CDS encoding tRNA1(Val) (adenine(37)-N6)-methyltransferase yields MSEPIAPDETLDSIGTAGVRVLQRRSGYRFTLDAVLLAHFAATEGTGTPGPMLELGAGSGVVSFLLVKQFHLGPVDSLELQPAVFARLQRAVALNACESHVRPLLGDLRRIRELVPGGQHVHVVSNPPFRIANAGVRSPDDERAVSKSEVACDASDVIAAARYALMPGGTVSLVYPASRVAEVLGLLTQAKLYPSVLRFVHSHVGSPATRFLVQAVRDRDRGLAVRPPLIVHGEGPGGYSAEVAALMEPPLAERGPSRD; encoded by the coding sequence ATGTCCGAACCCATCGCTCCCGACGAGACGCTCGACTCCATCGGCACGGCGGGGGTGCGGGTGCTTCAGCGCCGGAGCGGGTACCGCTTCACGCTGGATGCCGTGCTGCTCGCGCACTTCGCGGCGACGGAGGGCACGGGCACCCCGGGGCCCATGTTGGAATTGGGCGCGGGCAGCGGCGTGGTGTCCTTCCTCCTCGTGAAGCAGTTCCACCTCGGGCCCGTGGATTCCCTGGAGCTTCAGCCCGCGGTCTTCGCCCGGCTGCAGCGGGCCGTGGCGCTCAATGCCTGCGAGTCTCACGTGCGGCCGCTGCTCGGAGATTTGCGGCGCATCCGTGAGCTCGTGCCCGGCGGGCAGCATGTGCACGTCGTCTCCAATCCGCCGTTTCGTATCGCGAACGCCGGAGTCCGCAGTCCTGACGACGAGCGCGCCGTGTCCAAGTCAGAGGTTGCCTGTGACGCAAGTGACGTCATCGCGGCAGCACGGTACGCGCTCATGCCTGGAGGCACCGTAAGCCTCGTGTATCCGGCCTCGCGCGTGGCAGAGGTGCTCGGACTGCTGACGCAGGCGAAGCTGTACCCCTCCGTACTGCGCTTCGTGCACTCGCACGTGGGCTCACCGGCCACACGCTTCCTGGTGCAGGCCGTGCGGGACAGAGATAGGGGCCTCGCCGTGCGCCCTCCCCTCATCGTCCACGGCGAGGGCCCGGGCGGCTACTCCGCGGAGGTGGCTGCGCTGATGGAGCCACCGCTCGCGGAGCGTGGGCCTTCGCGGGATTGA
- a CDS encoding glutathione S-transferase family protein encodes MKLYFHPMSGNSRRVLLVASHLEVPLERIMVDLTKGEQRGVPHLGRNPNGRVPVLDDDGFILWESRAIMQYLAEKTPGQTLLPTDAHGRADVSRWLFWCAAHMAPANTIFVFENFVKALSGGQPDPTEVARGEALFAQHAPVLDAHLAGRTWVSQNRLTLADFSLAASFALAGPARLPLRDYANIQAWLGRVQETEAWKRTTPPVPARS; translated from the coding sequence ATGAAGCTCTATTTCCATCCCATGTCCGGAAACTCGCGCCGCGTGCTGCTCGTGGCCAGCCACCTCGAGGTGCCCCTCGAGCGAATCATGGTCGACCTGACCAAAGGCGAGCAGCGCGGGGTGCCGCACCTGGGGCGCAATCCCAACGGACGTGTCCCGGTCCTCGATGACGACGGCTTCATCCTCTGGGAGTCGCGCGCCATCATGCAGTACCTGGCCGAGAAGACGCCGGGGCAGACGCTGCTCCCGACCGACGCACACGGCCGCGCCGACGTGAGCCGCTGGCTCTTCTGGTGCGCGGCCCACATGGCCCCGGCGAACACCATCTTCGTCTTCGAGAACTTCGTGAAGGCGCTGTCAGGTGGCCAGCCGGACCCCACCGAGGTCGCACGCGGAGAGGCGCTCTTCGCGCAGCATGCGCCCGTCCTCGACGCGCACCTCGCGGGCAGGACGTGGGTCTCACAGAATCGCCTGACCCTCGCGGACTTCTCCCTGGCCGCGTCGTTCGCCCTCGCTGGCCCCGCGCGCCTGCCGCTCAGGGACTACGCGAACATCCAGGCCTGGCTCGGGCGCGTGCAGGAAACCGAGGCGTGGAAGCGCACCACACCGCCTGTACCGGCCCGCTCATAG
- a CDS encoding CapA family protein, with product MASSVFLMLALATTPGVSPAREPAPSHKFSTAQARTAELLSSAGSASVKAALREDAVSGLAMTAGNGSVHAALRDGTATAAVLAGNGSVHAALGNGAAVAPVLAGAQPVKAAVTDVARAPIVSAAVLAGGESVPSSSASETSASGKPTPTSATSPTPEATVSDVGRVAAEAALSAVRAAAVALRTPSAPAVVDADASYARGVAALQAKDSRTAISELSACVQAVPSRVDCRWELGWAYQVEGRWTDALAQWTEVKKLAPEHPDLETALAQAQGQAALQEKLSRAPQAGNRPPPPPGAKVRIRAVGDVMLGTTIPEGHLPPEGPASVITAVRPLLEDADFTFANLEGPLCDGGKTTKCRSKGNCYAFRSPTEYGATLKEAGVDVVSTANNHSGDFGEECRRQTEGTLDALGIAWSGPPGSIATVERNGLRIGVVAFHTSPSCNHLNNLATATALVQAAAAEHDLVIVSFHGGAEGSKAVHVPAGREMFFGEDRGDLRTFTRAMVDAGANLVIGHGPHVVRGMEFYKGRLIAYSLGNFATYGRFTLTGAQGLGMVLEVELAGDGRFESARILPTKQVGEGISQPDPKAAVIPLIQGLTADDFPDTGARISDDGTVKPAGKGPVSAR from the coding sequence ATGGCCTCATCCGTCTTCCTGATGTTGGCGCTCGCCACCACGCCGGGGGTTTCCCCGGCGCGTGAGCCCGCTCCGTCCCACAAGTTCTCCACAGCGCAGGCTCGCACCGCCGAGCTGCTGTCCTCCGCCGGCAGTGCGTCCGTGAAGGCCGCGCTCCGCGAGGACGCTGTTTCCGGGCTCGCGATGACCGCGGGCAACGGGTCCGTGCATGCGGCACTCCGTGACGGCACGGCGACCGCTGCAGTGCTCGCGGGCAACGGGTCCGTGCATGCGGCGCTCGGTAATGGTGCTGCGGTCGCCCCCGTGCTCGCGGGCGCGCAGCCCGTGAAGGCCGCGGTCACGGATGTGGCTCGGGCTCCCATCGTCAGTGCCGCCGTGCTCGCGGGCGGTGAGTCCGTGCCGTCCTCGTCGGCCTCGGAAACGTCTGCATCGGGCAAGCCCACGCCCACCTCCGCGACATCACCGACTCCCGAGGCCACCGTCTCCGACGTCGGCCGCGTCGCCGCCGAGGCCGCCCTCAGCGCCGTGCGCGCCGCCGCCGTGGCCCTGCGCACGCCGTCCGCTCCCGCCGTGGTCGACGCGGACGCGAGCTACGCCCGGGGCGTCGCGGCCCTCCAGGCGAAGGACTCCCGCACCGCCATCTCCGAGCTGTCCGCCTGCGTGCAGGCCGTGCCCTCACGCGTGGACTGCCGCTGGGAGCTCGGCTGGGCGTACCAGGTGGAGGGCCGCTGGACGGACGCCCTCGCGCAGTGGACCGAGGTGAAGAAGCTCGCGCCCGAGCACCCGGATTTGGAGACGGCGCTCGCGCAGGCCCAGGGCCAGGCCGCGCTCCAGGAGAAGCTCTCCCGCGCGCCTCAGGCCGGCAACCGCCCTCCTCCGCCTCCAGGCGCGAAGGTGCGCATCCGCGCCGTCGGTGACGTCATGCTCGGCACCACCATCCCCGAGGGACACCTTCCTCCGGAGGGCCCCGCCAGCGTCATCACCGCCGTGCGCCCGCTACTCGAGGATGCGGACTTCACCTTCGCCAACCTGGAGGGCCCGCTGTGCGACGGCGGCAAGACGACCAAGTGCCGCTCCAAGGGCAACTGCTACGCGTTCCGCTCGCCCACCGAGTACGGCGCGACGCTGAAGGAGGCCGGCGTGGACGTGGTCTCCACCGCGAACAACCACTCCGGCGACTTCGGCGAGGAGTGCCGCCGCCAGACGGAGGGCACGCTCGACGCGCTGGGCATTGCGTGGAGCGGCCCGCCGGGCTCCATCGCCACGGTGGAGCGCAACGGTCTGCGCATCGGCGTGGTGGCCTTCCACACGTCGCCCTCGTGCAACCACCTCAACAACCTCGCCACGGCCACGGCGCTGGTGCAGGCGGCCGCGGCGGAGCATGACCTCGTCATCGTCTCGTTCCACGGCGGCGCCGAGGGCAGCAAGGCGGTCCACGTGCCGGCGGGGCGCGAGATGTTCTTCGGCGAGGACCGTGGAGACTTGCGCACCTTCACCCGCGCCATGGTGGACGCGGGCGCGAACCTGGTCATCGGCCACGGCCCGCACGTGGTGCGCGGCATGGAGTTCTACAAGGGCCGGCTCATTGCCTATTCGCTGGGGAACTTCGCCACGTACGGCCGCTTCACCCTCACGGGCGCGCAGGGCCTCGGCATGGTGCTGGAGGTGGAGCTCGCCGGCGACGGCCGCTTCGAGTCCGCCCGCATCCTCCCCACGAAGCAGGTGGGCGAGGGTATCTCCCAGCCGGACCCGAAGGCCGCCGTCATCCCGCTCATCCAGGGCCTCACCGCCGACGACTTCCCCGACACGGGCGCGCGCATCTCCGACGACGGCACCGTGAAGCCCGCGGGCAAGGGCCCCGTCAGCGCGCGCTGA
- a CDS encoding serine/threonine protein kinase — protein sequence MAELFLGFTSGPGGFRKYVVIKRILPDVRDNAQFERMFLDEARITAAFNHPNIAQVFDLGQEDDGLYLAMEFIAGQNLNQITGACLRRHEQLPIGFTLSVARDVCMALHYAHTFIAPSGEPSPVIHRDVAQKNIMVTYDGVVKLLDFGIAKAKGSLERTSAGTVKGTTGYMSPEQVRGDKLDGRSDLFSVGVMMHELITGARLFAGKNERDEMVKILEAPIPWPSHVTPHVPEAVSKVVMQALERSREKRFANGRDMARAIESAAGHLLMDSDHRASMMKELFAERMAATRSLLESAEGTANSAMVDKAKRALRADDGPYLPERVDDSTPQGGVASVPRKQPRRGPAKGAGRQADVADTAKTEAKDSRLSNVLWGLFLLSILVGGAYGAWRLSQVLNATVEADPNPKELQKFDSKLPVFREPGMPEPDAGSAVAQVKVEPTPPVHEDKGPKTERPTEAPVRGKGKLTLVVTPDADVYRGKKKLGRTPMFNVTLPVGEHKLFIFGPDKKKRVLSVPIQPGKTEKLRLALKEIPEG from the coding sequence ATGGCGGAGCTGTTTCTCGGCTTCACCTCGGGGCCGGGCGGCTTCCGCAAGTACGTGGTCATCAAGCGCATCCTCCCGGACGTGCGCGACAACGCGCAGTTCGAGCGCATGTTCCTCGACGAGGCGCGCATCACCGCGGCCTTCAACCACCCCAACATCGCGCAGGTGTTCGACCTGGGGCAGGAGGACGACGGCCTCTACCTGGCCATGGAGTTCATCGCCGGGCAGAACCTGAACCAGATTACGGGCGCGTGCCTGCGCCGCCACGAGCAGCTCCCCATCGGCTTCACGCTGTCGGTGGCGCGCGACGTCTGCATGGCGCTGCACTACGCGCACACCTTCATCGCGCCCTCCGGTGAGCCCAGCCCCGTCATCCACCGCGACGTCGCGCAGAAGAACATCATGGTGACGTACGACGGCGTGGTGAAGCTGCTCGACTTCGGCATCGCCAAGGCGAAGGGCAGCCTGGAGCGCACCAGCGCGGGCACGGTGAAGGGCACCACCGGCTACATGTCCCCCGAGCAGGTGCGCGGCGACAAGCTCGACGGCCGCAGCGACTTGTTCTCCGTGGGCGTGATGATGCACGAGCTCATCACCGGAGCGCGCCTCTTCGCCGGCAAGAACGAGCGCGACGAGATGGTGAAGATTCTGGAGGCGCCCATTCCGTGGCCCTCGCACGTGACGCCGCACGTGCCGGAAGCCGTCTCCAAGGTGGTGATGCAGGCGCTGGAGCGCAGCCGCGAGAAGCGCTTCGCCAACGGCCGCGACATGGCCCGGGCGATTGAGTCCGCCGCGGGGCACCTGCTGATGGACTCGGACCACCGGGCCTCGATGATGAAGGAGCTGTTCGCCGAGCGCATGGCGGCCACGCGCTCACTGCTGGAGAGCGCGGAGGGTACGGCCAACTCCGCCATGGTGGACAAGGCGAAGCGCGCGCTTCGCGCAGACGACGGGCCGTACCTGCCGGAGCGCGTGGACGACTCCACGCCCCAGGGCGGTGTCGCCTCGGTGCCGCGCAAGCAGCCGCGCCGGGGGCCAGCGAAGGGCGCGGGCCGGCAGGCCGACGTCGCCGACACCGCGAAGACGGAGGCGAAGGACTCCCGGCTGTCGAACGTGCTGTGGGGCCTGTTCCTCCTGTCCATCCTGGTGGGCGGTGCCTATGGCGCGTGGCGTCTGTCGCAGGTGCTGAACGCGACGGTGGAGGCAGACCCCAACCCGAAGGAGCTCCAGAAGTTCGACTCGAAGCTCCCCGTCTTCCGCGAGCCGGGCATGCCGGAGCCGGACGCGGGCTCGGCGGTGGCGCAGGTAAAGGTGGAGCCGACTCCGCCGGTGCACGAGGACAAGGGCCCGAAGACGGAGCGGCCGACCGAGGCCCCGGTGCGCGGCAAGGGCAAGCTGACGCTGGTGGTGACGCCGGACGCGGACGTGTACCGGGGCAAGAAGAAGCTCGGCCGCACGCCCATGTTCAACGTGACGCTGCCGGTGGGCGAGCACAAGCTGTTCATCTTCGGTCCGGACAAGAAGAAGCGCGTGCTCTCGGTGCCCATCCAGCCGGGCAAGACGGAGAAGCTGCGCCTGGCCCTCAAGGAGATTCCCGAAGGGTGA
- a CDS encoding extracellular catalytic domain type 1 short-chain-length polyhydroxyalkanoate depolymerase, whose protein sequence is MHTQHPRRAPLCSRFPGLSLATLLLASAVGCGSPGSEEVSPRQPAPELSEVENGLTQVTGFGSNPGNLLMYRHVPTGVPANAPLVVVLHGCTQQAAGMENSGWTAAANVYKFYVLYPQQQSSNNSASCFNWFEPGDYTRGQGEALSIKQMVDTMKAAYSIDASRVYVAGFSAGGYMAPALLAAYPDIFSAASINSGGPHGCATTSTQGFSCMSPGVDKTPAAWGNVIRSAWSSAGYTGPAPRVTIWHGTSDFTVKPMNQTEAMEQWTNVHGIDQTADTTETVGGYPHKVYRDAAGTALVETWEITNMGHAVGMDAQYNFPGSTTACGATAAYVSDVNLCSVYYQAQFFGLTGGGSTGDTTPPTVNVTAPASGATVSGTVTVSASASDDVGVARVELLVDGSVVSTDTAAPYDFAWNSTSVSNGTHTLGARAYDAAGNQATDNDTSVTVSNSGTPTPVTVSFGSITADDGYIKANADGSSPALGTLTGLALGRGTDGKYNRSFLSFDTSSIPDTATVTRAYLTVAYSSGSGDPWSTPAGNTLLIDVKNGTFNAAATETTDWAAAATASGVASIGAFTAGTKASADFSGAGLSAISLTGKTQLRLGFSGFQTATQYLFIKDGASATLTVVYTP, encoded by the coding sequence ATGCACACGCAACACCCCCGCCGTGCTCCGCTGTGCTCGCGGTTCCCCGGATTGAGTCTCGCGACGCTCCTCCTCGCGAGCGCAGTGGGTTGTGGCTCTCCTGGCTCCGAGGAAGTTTCGCCTCGCCAGCCAGCGCCAGAGCTAAGCGAAGTCGAGAACGGGCTGACGCAGGTGACGGGCTTCGGCAGCAACCCGGGCAACCTCTTGATGTACCGGCACGTGCCGACGGGAGTACCCGCCAACGCGCCGCTCGTGGTGGTGCTGCACGGCTGTACGCAGCAGGCCGCGGGCATGGAGAACTCGGGCTGGACGGCGGCGGCCAACGTCTACAAGTTCTACGTCCTCTACCCGCAGCAGCAGAGCAGCAACAACAGCGCGAGCTGCTTCAACTGGTTCGAGCCCGGCGACTACACCCGGGGGCAGGGCGAGGCGCTCTCCATCAAGCAGATGGTGGACACGATGAAGGCGGCGTACTCCATCGACGCGTCGCGGGTGTACGTCGCGGGATTCTCTGCCGGTGGGTACATGGCGCCGGCGCTGCTTGCCGCGTACCCGGACATCTTCTCCGCGGCCTCCATCAACTCGGGAGGCCCGCACGGGTGTGCCACCACGTCCACCCAGGGCTTCAGCTGCATGAGCCCGGGCGTGGACAAGACGCCGGCCGCCTGGGGCAACGTCATCCGCTCGGCCTGGTCGAGCGCGGGCTACACGGGCCCCGCGCCCCGCGTCACCATCTGGCACGGCACCAGTGACTTCACGGTGAAGCCGATGAACCAGACCGAGGCGATGGAGCAGTGGACCAACGTCCACGGCATCGACCAGACGGCGGACACCACGGAGACGGTGGGCGGCTACCCGCACAAGGTGTACCGCGACGCCGCGGGGACGGCGCTCGTGGAGACGTGGGAAATCACCAACATGGGCCATGCCGTGGGCATGGACGCGCAGTACAACTTCCCGGGCAGCACCACCGCGTGCGGCGCCACCGCCGCGTACGTCAGCGATGTGAACCTCTGCTCCGTCTACTACCAGGCGCAGTTCTTCGGGCTGACGGGTGGAGGCTCGACGGGTGACACCACTCCGCCCACGGTGAATGTGACGGCGCCGGCGAGCGGGGCCACGGTGAGCGGCACCGTCACGGTGTCGGCGAGCGCCTCGGACGACGTGGGCGTGGCGCGGGTGGAGCTCCTGGTAGATGGGAGCGTGGTGTCCACGGACACGGCGGCGCCGTATGACTTCGCGTGGAACAGCACCAGCGTGTCCAACGGGACGCACACGCTGGGGGCGCGGGCGTACGACGCGGCGGGGAACCAGGCCACGGACAACGATACGAGTGTCACGGTGAGCAACAGCGGCACGCCGACGCCGGTGACGGTGAGCTTCGGGAGCATCACGGCGGATGACGGCTACATCAAGGCGAACGCGGATGGCAGCTCGCCCGCGCTGGGGACGCTGACGGGGCTGGCGCTGGGGCGTGGGACGGATGGGAAGTACAACCGCTCGTTCCTGTCCTTCGACACGTCGAGCATTCCGGACACGGCGACGGTGACGCGGGCGTACCTGACGGTGGCGTACTCGTCGGGCTCGGGAGACCCGTGGTCCACGCCGGCGGGGAACACGCTGCTCATCGACGTGAAGAACGGCACGTTCAACGCGGCGGCGACGGAGACGACGGACTGGGCCGCGGCCGCCACGGCGAGCGGTGTGGCGAGCATCGGTGCCTTCACGGCGGGGACGAAGGCCTCGGCGGACTTCAGCGGGGCGGGGCTCTCGGCCATCAGCCTGACGGGGAAGACGCAGCTGCGCCTGGGCTTCAGCGGCTTCCAGACGGCGACGCAGTACCTGTTCATCAAGGACGGCGCGAGCGCCACGCTGACCGTCGTGTACACGCCGTGA
- a CDS encoding DoxX family protein, giving the protein MNVAQLTEQPSILKSVALLPPRLSLGSAMVVHGLGKLRKEGTEQAAGFFEQIGLKPARPLVLATGITELLAGVSAILGFATRPAALGVLVTQAVAIAKVHRPKGFDVTKGGFEYNLTLCSIALGLLLRGPGQLSVHSALERKAKRKELRRLRLLPRQRRRSLLLDLLG; this is encoded by the coding sequence ATGAACGTGGCACAGCTCACCGAGCAACCGAGCATCCTGAAGTCAGTGGCCCTGCTGCCACCGCGCCTGTCGCTCGGGTCGGCGATGGTGGTGCACGGGCTGGGCAAGCTGCGCAAGGAGGGGACAGAGCAGGCCGCAGGCTTCTTCGAGCAGATTGGCCTGAAGCCGGCCCGGCCCCTGGTGCTTGCCACGGGCATCACGGAATTGCTCGCGGGCGTGAGCGCCATTCTCGGGTTCGCGACGCGGCCCGCGGCGCTGGGCGTGCTCGTCACCCAGGCGGTCGCCATCGCGAAGGTCCACAGGCCCAAGGGCTTCGACGTCACCAAGGGTGGCTTCGAGTACAACCTCACGTTGTGCTCCATCGCGCTCGGGTTGCTGCTGCGCGGACCGGGGCAGCTCTCGGTACACAGTGCGCTGGAACGGAAGGCGAAGCGCAAGGAATTGCGCCGCCTGCGCCTGCTGCCGCGTCAGCGGAGGCGCTCGTTGCTGCTGGACCTGCTGGGCTGA
- the gshB gene encoding glutathione synthase, with protein MAALTIGFLMDPLETVRVNHDSTFQLMLEAQKRGHVVRYFEQGWLRFNGTCAEARMRHVTVRSEQGRHFDVVDDSVHPLSSLDVLFMRKDPPVDAEFLHATQLVELCGDRAPAFINHPAGIRDANEKLFALRYPDLMPDTRITRELPVLLDFIAKNKQGTILKPVDGFGGKGILFLSPGDRNARSAVELLTLGGRESVVAQAYIPESRLGDKRIILVDGEPVGGVLRVPSEDDNRGNMAAGGVPRKAELTARDLEICERLKPELRRRGLLLVGIDVLGDYLTEVNVTSPTGIYEANQLDGVCIEAKVLDVAERLGAQRKAR; from the coding sequence ATGGCCGCGCTCACCATTGGCTTTCTGATGGACCCGCTCGAGACGGTGCGGGTGAACCACGACTCCACGTTCCAGCTCATGCTGGAGGCGCAGAAGCGCGGCCACGTGGTGCGCTACTTCGAGCAGGGCTGGCTGCGCTTCAACGGCACCTGCGCGGAGGCGCGCATGCGCCACGTCACCGTGCGCTCCGAGCAGGGCCGGCACTTCGACGTGGTCGATGACTCCGTGCACCCGCTGTCCTCGCTGGACGTGCTGTTCATGCGCAAGGACCCGCCGGTGGACGCGGAGTTCCTCCATGCCACGCAGCTGGTGGAGCTGTGCGGGGACAGGGCGCCCGCCTTCATCAACCACCCGGCCGGCATCCGCGATGCGAACGAGAAGCTCTTCGCGCTGCGCTACCCGGACCTGATGCCGGACACGCGCATCACCCGCGAGCTGCCGGTGCTGCTGGACTTCATCGCGAAGAACAAGCAGGGCACCATCCTCAAGCCCGTCGACGGCTTCGGCGGCAAGGGCATCCTCTTCCTGTCGCCCGGGGACCGGAACGCGCGCTCCGCGGTGGAATTGCTGACGCTGGGTGGCCGCGAGTCAGTGGTGGCGCAGGCGTACATCCCCGAGAGCCGCCTGGGCGACAAGCGCATCATCCTGGTGGACGGCGAGCCCGTGGGCGGCGTGCTGCGCGTGCCGTCCGAGGACGACAACCGGGGCAACATGGCCGCCGGTGGAGTGCCGAGGAAGGCCGAGCTCACGGCGAGGGACTTGGAAATCTGCGAGCGGCTGAAGCCCGAGCTGCGCCGGCGCGGGCTGCTGCTCGTGGGCATCGACGTGCTCGGGGACTACCTCACCGAGGTGAATGTCACGAGCCCCACCGGCATCTACGAGGCGAACCAGCTGGACGGCGTCTGCATCGAGGCGAAGGTGCTGGACGTGGCCGAGCGGCTGGGCGCCCAGCGCAAGGCGCGGTAG